In Caproiciproducens sp. NJN-50, the following are encoded in one genomic region:
- the dgoD gene encoding galactonate dehydratase yields MKITDLTLYRVPPRWLFLKIGTDEGIAGWGEPIVEGRADTVRAAVEEYRPMLAGKNPFAIEDLWQTMYRACFYRGGPEVMSAISGIDQALWDIKGKALGVPVYELLGGICRQSLKVYRWIGGDRPSDVREAALQAYGQGYTAVKMNGTEEMHYIDSFAKIQAVCDRVASIRDALGMKLDIAVDFHGRVHKSMAKALAKEIDQFHLMFLEEPVLPQNNEALREIARVTATPIATGERMFSRWEFKSLLQDGYADIIQPDLSHAGGISECKKIASMAEAYDVAVAPHCPLGPIALGACVQLDACTPNVFIQEQSLGIHYNQGSDLLDYLNDPTVYQYQKGFLKLPDGPGLGISVNEEAVKEASRNSSAWKNPVWRNYDGTIAEW; encoded by the coding sequence ATGAAAATCACGGATCTGACCCTTTACCGCGTGCCGCCGCGCTGGCTTTTTCTGAAAATAGGCACGGACGAAGGGATTGCCGGCTGGGGAGAGCCGATTGTGGAAGGCCGCGCCGATACCGTCCGGGCCGCCGTAGAGGAATACCGCCCGATGCTGGCCGGAAAGAACCCGTTCGCAATTGAAGACCTCTGGCAGACCATGTACCGCGCCTGCTTTTACCGGGGCGGCCCGGAGGTGATGAGCGCGATCTCCGGGATCGACCAGGCCCTGTGGGACATCAAGGGAAAGGCGCTCGGCGTCCCTGTTTACGAACTGCTCGGCGGCATATGCCGGCAGTCGCTGAAAGTGTACCGGTGGATCGGCGGAGACCGCCCGTCCGACGTCAGGGAAGCAGCCTTGCAGGCTTACGGTCAAGGGTATACCGCCGTGAAAATGAACGGCACCGAAGAGATGCATTACATAGACAGCTTTGCAAAAATACAGGCGGTCTGCGACCGCGTGGCGAGCATCCGCGACGCTCTGGGGATGAAGCTTGACATCGCCGTCGATTTTCACGGGCGTGTTCACAAAAGCATGGCAAAAGCCCTGGCAAAAGAAATAGACCAGTTTCATCTGATGTTTCTGGAGGAACCCGTCCTTCCGCAGAACAACGAAGCGCTCAGGGAAATCGCGCGCGTCACCGCCACGCCGATCGCGACGGGAGAACGGATGTTCAGCCGCTGGGAGTTTAAATCCCTGCTGCAGGACGGATACGCCGACATCATTCAGCCCGATTTGTCCCACGCGGGAGGAATCAGCGAATGTAAAAAAATCGCTTCGATGGCGGAAGCGTACGATGTCGCCGTAGCTCCCCACTGCCCGCTCGGCCCCATCGCGCTCGGCGCGTGCGTTCAGCTGGACGCCTGCACGCCAAATGTGTTTATCCAGGAGCAAAGCCTCGGCATTCATTACAATCAGGGCAGCGATCTGCTGGATTATCTGAATGATCCGACGGTCTATCAGTACCAGAAAGGCTTTCTGAAACTTCCGGACGGACCGGGACTCGGTATCTCCGTCAACGAAGAGGCGGTGAAGGAGGCTTCCCGGAACAGCTCCGCATGGAAAAATCCGGTTTGGCGGAACTATGACGGAACCATCGCCGAGTGGTGA
- a CDS encoding zinc-dependent alcohol dehydrogenase, with amino-acid sequence MKAIQIREPHKIGVIQMEAPELRPGQAIIRVRSMGICGSDVAAYRGTSPNVTYPLIIGHETAGTVYRIAEDNPQGFKAGDRVVLDPYMFCGHCYPCSKGRTNCCETLKCLGVQTDGSMCEYFSHPVSQLCRIPEGMTWEHAAIAEPLTIALHAIHTVELQAGEHFAIIGSGPIGLLAAMACREYGGIPVVLDVDDGRLETAKNCGVERVVNVASQNAAAELKKITGGRMAECVMEASGSIPAVAASLTYAARTGRIALTGWPKGKVELDTATITRNELQIRGSRTSVGEFPEAIRLIHSGKVDVRKVLSKVVPFDEIPQAVRDLDEHPGEFIKVVGVMD; translated from the coding sequence ATGAAAGCAATCCAGATTCGGGAGCCGCACAAAATCGGCGTCATACAGATGGAAGCTCCGGAGCTGAGACCGGGACAGGCAATCATCCGGGTAAGGTCCATGGGGATCTGCGGCTCCGATGTGGCAGCTTACCGCGGAACAAGCCCCAACGTGACTTATCCGCTGATCATCGGGCATGAAACCGCCGGGACCGTATACCGGATCGCGGAGGACAATCCGCAGGGGTTCAAAGCGGGCGACAGGGTCGTTCTGGATCCTTATATGTTCTGCGGCCATTGCTACCCCTGCTCCAAGGGCAGGACAAACTGCTGTGAAACCCTGAAATGCCTTGGAGTCCAGACCGACGGTTCCATGTGCGAATATTTTTCCCATCCGGTCAGCCAGCTCTGCCGGATTCCGGAAGGCATGACCTGGGAGCACGCCGCGATTGCGGAGCCGCTTACCATCGCTCTGCACGCCATCCATACCGTCGAGCTTCAGGCGGGCGAACATTTCGCCATTATCGGTTCCGGCCCGATCGGTTTGCTCGCGGCAATGGCCTGCAGGGAATACGGCGGGATCCCCGTCGTGCTGGATGTCGACGACGGGCGTTTGGAAACCGCAAAGAACTGCGGGGTGGAGCGCGTCGTCAACGTTGCCAGCCAGAACGCGGCCGCAGAGCTGAAAAAGATCACGGGAGGAAGAATGGCCGAGTGCGTCATGGAAGCCTCCGGCTCCATCCCGGCCGTCGCCGCTTCCCTGACCTACGCGGCGCGAACGGGCAGAATCGCTTTGACCGGATGGCCCAAAGGGAAAGTGGAGCTGGACACGGCCACGATTACCCGAAACGAGCTGCAGATCAGAGGCTCCCGCACCAGCGTCGGAGAATTCCCGGAAGCGATCAGGCTGATCCACTCAGGGAAAGTCGACGTCCGCAAGGTTTTAAGCAAGGTCGTCCCGTTCGATGAAATTCCCCAGGCAGTCCGCGATCTTGACGAACATCCCGGAGAATTTATAAAGGTCGTCGGCGTCATGGATTGA
- a CDS encoding class II fructose-bisphosphate aldolase, whose amino-acid sequence MAIVNMRTLLTDAKRGRYGLGCFNVANLEMILGTVRAAEALHSPMMMQIAESRLVHSPLEVIGPPMVEAAHKAEVPVAVHFDHGKTESVIHRALDYGFTSVMFDGSSLPFEENVKKTLQVKKLAEQYGAAVEAEIGSVGGSEGGTGSSGIVYSDPETAKRFYEETGVDALAIAIGNAHGFYVGKPNLRFDILERIHNATPVPLVLHGGSGLTDEDYRACISKGMVKLNIATATFQKVYEAVKHGILSEEIASYYDLHESEIQGAYENVKRHIEVFGSGGKAPIA is encoded by the coding sequence TTGGCTATTGTAAATATGAGGACCCTGCTGACCGACGCGAAACGCGGCCGTTATGGACTCGGCTGCTTTAACGTGGCAAATTTGGAAATGATTCTGGGAACCGTTCGGGCCGCCGAGGCGCTCCATTCCCCAATGATGATGCAGATTGCGGAATCACGGCTCGTCCATTCTCCTCTCGAGGTGATCGGTCCGCCGATGGTGGAGGCCGCGCACAAGGCGGAAGTGCCTGTGGCCGTCCACTTTGACCATGGCAAGACGGAAAGCGTCATACATAGAGCTCTTGACTACGGTTTTACTTCCGTGATGTTTGACGGCTCCAGCCTGCCGTTTGAAGAAAATGTTAAGAAAACACTGCAGGTTAAAAAACTGGCCGAACAATACGGCGCCGCGGTCGAAGCGGAAATCGGCAGCGTAGGGGGAAGCGAAGGCGGGACCGGATCCTCCGGCATCGTGTACAGTGACCCGGAGACGGCCAAACGCTTCTACGAGGAGACCGGCGTGGACGCTTTGGCAATCGCCATCGGGAACGCGCATGGTTTTTATGTTGGAAAGCCAAATCTGAGGTTCGATATTCTGGAGAGGATCCATAACGCGACTCCCGTCCCGCTTGTCCTTCACGGCGGATCGGGGCTGACCGATGAAGATTACCGTGCCTGCATCAGCAAGGGAATGGTCAAGCTCAACATCGCGACCGCAACGTTTCAGAAGGTCTATGAAGCCGTGAAACACGGCATACTAAGCGAAGAAATCGCCAGTTATTACGACCTGCATGAAAGTGAAATTCAGGGTGCTTACGAAAACGTGAAAAGACACATCGAGGTATTCGGAAGCGGGGGAAAGGCTCCAATCGCTTAA
- a CDS encoding DeoR/GlpR family DNA-binding transcription regulator: MKASRIEAVEAYVMGKTVVSIEELCEHFNVSKSTIRRDIDEVLRRGTIKKVYGGVSASKKRSLISFTERHVVNPEEKDCIARLASKQICNGDIVFIDSGTTTSRIVDYLTDRKNVTIITHNLDIAIRSIPNENINLIILPGVLNRKTLSLVGSEAADILSTYNISKAFMATAGISLEAGVTNSSELECGIKKMAMKKSSMRFLLIDDSKFDAVSLMTYAQAGDFTAVVTNKQPSEKFRTLFQRLEVKLICPD, encoded by the coding sequence ATGAAAGCATCCAGAATAGAAGCCGTAGAAGCGTATGTCATGGGGAAAACCGTGGTCTCCATTGAGGAACTTTGCGAACATTTTAATGTATCAAAAAGCACAATTCGTAGAGATATAGATGAAGTCCTGCGGCGCGGTACCATTAAAAAGGTGTATGGAGGGGTATCCGCCAGCAAAAAACGCAGCCTGATTTCGTTTACGGAGCGCCACGTCGTGAACCCGGAGGAAAAGGACTGCATCGCCCGGCTGGCCTCCAAGCAGATCTGCAACGGAGATATCGTTTTTATTGATTCGGGCACCACAACATCACGCATCGTGGACTATCTGACGGACCGCAAAAATGTTACGATCATCACTCACAACCTGGACATTGCAATCCGCTCGATCCCGAATGAAAACATCAACCTGATCATACTGCCAGGGGTTCTGAACCGAAAGACTCTCTCGCTGGTCGGCTCCGAGGCGGCGGATATTCTAAGTACCTACAATATCTCAAAAGCTTTTATGGCAACCGCAGGGATTTCCTTGGAAGCCGGTGTCACAAACTCATCGGAACTGGAGTGCGGCATCAAAAAGATGGCTATGAAGAAAAGCTCGATGAGATTTCTGCTGATTGACGACAGTAAGTTCGATGCGGTTTCCCTAATGACCTATGCTCAAGCCGGCGATTTCACTGCGGTTGTCACCAACAAACAGCCTTCCGAAAAATTCAGAACCCTTTTTCAGAGGCTTGAAGTGAAATTAATCTGTCCGGATTAA
- a CDS encoding TRAP transporter small permease codes for MNTRFFNGIRKTVDAFVTVLFIVLVIIVFIQVLFRYVFQNALPWADEASRYCFIWLIYVGGSITVRKGMNITFDILLDSLPEKIWKITFSVVNLCCIAFLAVVIYLGIILCQTNLVQSSSILHLNMGLVMLAIPLGSVLMLIEQVFYCINKLKEGKNPAVSETDE; via the coding sequence ATGAACACTAGATTTTTCAACGGCATCCGCAAAACGGTGGACGCGTTTGTGACCGTTTTGTTTATTGTGCTGGTTATCATTGTTTTCATTCAGGTATTGTTCCGGTACGTTTTTCAAAATGCTTTGCCCTGGGCGGACGAAGCTTCCCGCTACTGCTTTATCTGGCTGATCTATGTCGGCGGCAGCATTACGGTTCGGAAGGGTATGAATATCACCTTCGACATCCTGCTGGATTCCCTTCCGGAAAAAATATGGAAAATCACTTTTTCGGTCGTGAACCTGTGCTGCATAGCCTTTCTGGCGGTGGTAATTTACCTTGGAATCATTCTGTGCCAGACAAACTTGGTCCAGTCTTCTTCCATTCTGCATTTGAACATGGGCCTGGTGATGCTCGCGATTCCTCTCGGTTCCGTCCTGATGCTGATTGAGCAGGTCTTTTACTGCATCAATAAATTGAAAGAAGGAAAAAACCCGGCTGTTTCCGAGACGGATGAGTAA
- a CDS encoding C-terminal binding protein produces MKAVITDYQYENVETERKLITETGAELVDCHCRTEDEVIDATHDADAVVVQYCNATENVIRHLEHCKLIIKYGIGVDNIDVRAATKKKIFVANVPDYGVEEVSNHTMAFLLALARKLPQMTQGLKDGVWGYSGAVPANRLSLCTLGLIGFGRIPQQVCNKAQAFGMRVLAYDPYQKEEAVHGAGAEQVDFDTLLKESDYISCHCPLTAQTRHCVDAAAIEKMKPTACLINTARGGIICESDLIDALKRKQIAGAALDVYEKEPLPADSELLNLPNVIATAHSAWYTEEAIQTLQRKVAEEVVRVLQGLPPLNPINRELLTGSHS; encoded by the coding sequence ATGAAAGCGGTCATTACCGATTATCAATATGAAAATGTGGAGACGGAAAGAAAGCTCATTACGGAAACCGGCGCCGAACTGGTCGACTGCCATTGCAGGACGGAAGATGAAGTGATCGACGCGACCCACGACGCCGACGCGGTGGTCGTTCAGTACTGCAACGCGACGGAAAACGTGATCCGTCATCTGGAGCACTGCAAACTGATCATCAAATACGGCATCGGCGTGGACAACATCGACGTCCGGGCGGCAACGAAAAAAAAGATTTTTGTCGCGAACGTGCCGGACTACGGAGTGGAAGAAGTTTCAAACCACACGATGGCGTTTTTGCTTGCCCTTGCAAGAAAGCTGCCGCAGATGACGCAGGGATTAAAAGACGGCGTGTGGGGGTATTCCGGGGCTGTACCTGCCAACCGCCTCAGTCTCTGCACCTTAGGCCTGATCGGCTTCGGCCGCATCCCGCAGCAGGTCTGCAACAAAGCACAGGCATTCGGCATGCGTGTGCTGGCCTATGACCCCTATCAGAAGGAGGAAGCCGTCCATGGCGCCGGTGCGGAGCAGGTCGATTTCGACACGCTGCTGAAAGAAAGCGACTATATTTCGTGCCACTGCCCGCTGACAGCCCAAACCCGACACTGCGTCGACGCGGCCGCTATAGAGAAAATGAAACCCACGGCATGTCTGATCAACACCGCGCGCGGCGGCATCATCTGCGAGAGCGACCTGATCGACGCGCTGAAGCGGAAGCAAATTGCGGGGGCTGCGCTGGACGTGTACGAAAAGGAACCTCTGCCGGCAGACAGCGAGCTGCTAAACCTGCCCAATGTAATTGCCACCGCGCATTCCGCGTGGTATACGGAGGAAGCCATTCAAACGCTGCAGAGAAAAGTCGCCGAGGAAGTCGTCCGCGTTTTGCAGGGACTTCCGCCGCTGAATCCGATCAACCGTGAACTTCTCACAGGAAGCCATTCATAA
- the iolC gene encoding 5-dehydro-2-deoxygluconokinase, with the protein MSYINFDADRPLDLIALGRIAVDFNPVDMNRPLSESLTFKKYLGGSPANISVGLARLKKKVGFLGRISDDQMGDFVEGIFKNEGIDTSHVVRCTNGEKIGLTFTEILSPMQSSLLMYRDHVADLQLNVDDIDEGYIASAKALLISGTSLCESPSREAALKAVGLAKKTNTKIIFDIDYRPYNWKNKDEIAIYYSCVAEKSDIVIGSQEEFELTEKIMGVCENDEARAECWLGFNNKIVIIKHGKQGSTAYTIDGQSYSVKPFPVQAMKGFGGGDGYASSFLFGLFNGWEMIDCLEFGSASASMLVSKHSCAASMPTEEEVRRFITDEKKQYGEMVVRD; encoded by the coding sequence ATGTCATACATTAATTTTGACGCCGACAGGCCGCTGGATCTGATCGCACTCGGCAGAATTGCCGTTGATTTCAACCCTGTTGACATGAACCGGCCGCTTTCGGAAAGCCTGACTTTTAAAAAATATCTGGGCGGATCCCCCGCAAATATTTCCGTCGGCCTGGCGCGTCTGAAAAAGAAAGTCGGTTTTCTGGGGCGAATCTCCGATGACCAGATGGGCGATTTTGTAGAAGGAATTTTTAAGAACGAAGGCATTGATACTTCCCATGTGGTCCGCTGCACCAACGGGGAAAAAATAGGCCTTACTTTTACGGAAATCCTCAGCCCGATGCAAAGCAGCCTTCTCATGTACCGGGATCATGTGGCGGACCTGCAGCTCAATGTCGATGATATTGATGAGGGCTATATTGCTTCCGCCAAGGCGCTTCTGATTTCAGGAACCTCACTTTGCGAAAGCCCTTCCAGGGAGGCTGCCTTGAAAGCGGTTGGGCTGGCAAAGAAAACAAATACAAAAATTATATTCGATATCGATTATAGGCCTTATAACTGGAAAAACAAGGATGAAATCGCCATTTATTATTCGTGCGTGGCGGAAAAAAGCGATATCGTCATCGGTTCCCAGGAGGAATTCGAGCTGACGGAAAAGATCATGGGCGTTTGTGAAAACGATGAGGCCCGGGCAGAGTGCTGGCTCGGCTTCAATAATAAGATTGTGATTATCAAGCACGGCAAACAGGGTTCGACTGCTTACACCATTGACGGGCAAAGCTATTCCGTAAAGCCCTTTCCCGTGCAGGCCATGAAAGGATTCGGCGGCGGGGACGGATATGCCTCCTCGTTCCTGTTCGGTCTTTTTAACGGCTGGGAAATGATTGACTGCCTTGAGTTTGGCAGCGCGTCCGCGTCCATGCTTGTGTCCAAGCACAGCTGCGCGGCGTCCATGCCCACGGAGGAAGAAGTGCGCCGGTTCATTACCGACGAGAAAAAACAATATGGGGAGATGGTGGTCAGGGACTGA
- a CDS encoding 2-dehydro-3-deoxygalactonokinase, which yields MKYFFTIDTGTTNTRVVLFTSEYQTVGSKKVEAGVRDTAIDGNNLKIKAAVKDCLENLLRENGLTYDDIERVIASGMITSNVGLLEIPHLVVPVGLQDLAEKTKAVLLDDVCPLPIYFIPGVKNSAGPIDLRNFEAMDIMRGEEVESIAVLSRFPAQKDYLLVLPGSHTKFVSINSDGKITGCLTSINGEILDAITRHTIIADAVGREFVRPGQYDRGMVLLGFATAQKSGIGRACFSGRILNQFVLSDKQKVANYILGVALQSDITAVKNSDALKVSHETDVIVAGSGVLETAMADILNKDGYFAQVQSFRPEGDLPLSAMGCHIVAQKCNLL from the coding sequence ATGAAATATTTTTTTACAATCGATACGGGCACGACCAACACCCGCGTTGTTCTGTTTACCAGTGAATATCAGACGGTCGGAAGCAAAAAGGTGGAGGCCGGCGTTCGGGACACGGCGATCGACGGCAACAATCTGAAGATCAAGGCCGCGGTCAAGGACTGCCTGGAAAATCTTCTGAGAGAGAACGGTCTGACCTACGACGACATCGAACGCGTGATCGCCAGCGGAATGATCACCTCCAACGTAGGTTTGCTGGAAATTCCTCATCTGGTTGTCCCCGTGGGCCTTCAGGACCTGGCGGAGAAAACCAAGGCGGTCCTTCTCGACGACGTATGCCCTCTGCCGATCTACTTTATCCCGGGAGTGAAAAACTCCGCCGGGCCGATCGATCTCCGGAATTTTGAGGCCATGGATATCATGCGCGGCGAGGAAGTGGAGAGCATTGCGGTTCTCAGCCGCTTTCCCGCGCAGAAGGACTACCTGCTGGTTCTCCCCGGCTCTCACACAAAATTCGTCTCCATTAACTCCGATGGAAAAATAACCGGATGCCTGACCAGCATCAACGGTGAAATCCTGGACGCGATCACACGGCATACGATCATTGCGGATGCGGTCGGGCGCGAATTTGTACGGCCCGGCCAATACGACCGCGGCATGGTTTTGCTCGGCTTTGCCACCGCACAGAAATCCGGAATCGGAAGGGCCTGTTTCTCCGGGCGCATTTTGAACCAATTCGTCCTGTCCGACAAGCAGAAAGTCGCAAACTACATTCTGGGAGTGGCGCTGCAGAGCGACATAACTGCCGTAAAAAATTCGGACGCTCTGAAAGTCAGTCATGAAACGGACGTCATTGTCGCCGGCAGCGGCGTGCTAGAAACGGCGATGGCCGACATCCTGAATAAAGACGGGTATTTCGCTCAGGTGCAATCATTCCGGCCGGAAGGGGATTTGCCGCTTTCCGCCATGGGCTGCCACATTGTGGCGCAGAAATGCAATTTACTATGA
- a CDS encoding TRAP transporter large permease gives MLAIAFIIFFILLVLGVPIAFSMGLGSVIAIFNTGTINPVLVGHKLFSGVDSFSMMAIPFFMLSGELMESGGISKRIVDFAQSLVGHITGGLGLVDVLTSTIFAGISGSAAADTAAVGSMMIGPMKKRGYPAGLAAVIQASAGSLGPIIPPSLTMIIYCSLTNTSIGEVFMAGVIPGILIGLSLMFITYLYAKKYRIRSERRASFKEILHALKKASLALIMPLIIIGGIVGGVFTATEAGAVACVYAFIVGWLVYKGFKLKDIPRIVLNAASMTGMSLLIVAAASIFSWLVAYAKLPQMVISFLTSITRNPQMIMILLVLFLLFVGMFIETLSATIIVAPILFPVIAQYGINPIQFALVMIVVLVYAGVTPPVGGVLFITMGISKCKLKDTLPYLLPYLGAVLAVVLLCIFIPQISTALPGLIFSK, from the coding sequence ATGCTTGCGATTGCATTCATTATCTTTTTCATATTGCTCGTTTTAGGCGTGCCGATCGCCTTTTCGATGGGATTGGGCTCGGTTATTGCCATTTTTAATACCGGCACGATCAATCCCGTTCTGGTCGGCCACAAACTGTTTTCCGGCGTGGATTCCTTCAGCATGATGGCGATTCCGTTTTTCATGCTGTCGGGGGAGCTGATGGAAAGCGGAGGAATCTCCAAAAGAATCGTGGATTTCGCACAGTCCCTGGTTGGCCATATCACAGGCGGCCTCGGCTTGGTGGATGTTCTGACCAGCACGATCTTTGCCGGCATCTCCGGTTCCGCGGCCGCCGATACGGCGGCGGTCGGCAGCATGATGATCGGACCGATGAAAAAAAGGGGTTACCCGGCCGGCCTGGCTGCGGTCATTCAGGCGTCGGCGGGTTCTCTGGGACCGATCATCCCGCCGAGCCTCACCATGATCATTTACTGTTCCCTGACGAACACCTCGATCGGTGAAGTGTTCATGGCCGGTGTGATCCCCGGCATTCTGATCGGGCTGAGCCTGATGTTCATCACCTATCTGTACGCCAAGAAATACAGGATCCGCTCAGAAAGAAGGGCGTCCTTTAAAGAGATCCTGCATGCGTTAAAAAAGGCTTCCCTCGCGCTGATCATGCCGCTTATTATCATCGGCGGCATTGTGGGCGGCGTATTTACGGCGACGGAAGCGGGAGCGGTCGCCTGCGTGTACGCGTTCATTGTAGGCTGGCTTGTCTACAAGGGCTTCAAGCTGAAAGATATCCCCAGAATCGTCCTGAACGCGGCGTCGATGACCGGCATGTCCCTGCTGATCGTGGCGGCGGCCTCCATCTTCAGCTGGCTGGTCGCTTACGCGAAACTTCCGCAAATGGTCATCTCCTTCCTGACCTCCATTACAAGGAATCCACAGATGATCATGATTCTGCTGGTTCTGTTCCTTCTGTTTGTCGGCATGTTCATCGAGACGCTGTCCGCCACGATTATCGTCGCCCCGATTCTGTTTCCGGTCATCGCCCAGTACGGGATCAACCCGATCCAGTTTGCGCTGGTCATGATCGTCGTTCTGGTTTACGCGGGCGTGACCCCTCCGGTCGGCGGTGTCCTGTTCATCACGATGGGCATTTCCAAATGCAAGCTGAAGGATACCCTTCCCTATCTGCTTCCGTATCTGGGAGCGGTGCTGGCGGTTGTCCTGCTGTGCATCTTCATTCCCCAGATCTCGACCGCGCTGCCTGGACTGATTTTCTCAAAATAG
- a CDS encoding SDR family oxidoreductase, producing MKQNPFSLDLEGKTAVVTGAGGVLCGEFSRVIAATHAKVALLDINLDAARKTADEIRRDGGRAVAVQCDVLDKASIHSAHETVLKEFGKCSILLNGAGGNNPRATTTSEYFEKNLPESDLTFFDLTPEGFQFVFNLNFMGTLLPTQEFARDMLDGGDNTIVNISSMNAFRPLTKIPAYSGAKAGISNFTQWLAVHFSRMGIRVNALAPGFFATGQTHVLFYNPDGTPTARYQKILAHTPMGRLGTPEDLDGTLLWLLNSKASGFVTGVVVPIDGGFAAYSGV from the coding sequence ATGAAACAAAATCCCTTTTCCCTTGATCTGGAGGGAAAAACCGCTGTCGTGACGGGCGCGGGCGGCGTTTTATGCGGCGAGTTTTCCCGGGTCATCGCGGCCACGCACGCAAAAGTCGCGCTTCTGGATATTAATCTCGACGCCGCCAGAAAAACCGCAGATGAAATCCGCAGGGACGGCGGCCGGGCAGTCGCCGTGCAGTGCGACGTGCTGGACAAAGCCTCCATTCATTCGGCGCATGAAACCGTGCTGAAGGAGTTCGGAAAATGCAGCATCCTTCTGAACGGCGCGGGCGGAAACAATCCCCGTGCGACGACGACAAGCGAATACTTTGAAAAAAATCTGCCGGAAAGCGACCTGACTTTTTTTGACCTGACGCCGGAAGGTTTCCAGTTCGTCTTTAATCTTAATTTTATGGGGACGCTCCTGCCGACTCAGGAATTCGCCAGGGATATGCTTGACGGCGGGGACAATACCATCGTCAACATTTCCTCCATGAACGCATTCCGCCCGCTTACTAAAATTCCCGCCTACAGCGGTGCGAAGGCGGGGATCAGCAACTTCACGCAGTGGCTGGCGGTCCATTTTTCCAGAATGGGGATTCGTGTCAACGCGCTGGCCCCCGGTTTCTTTGCGACCGGCCAGACGCATGTTCTGTTTTACAACCCGGACGGGACGCCGACTGCAAGATACCAGAAAATACTGGCCCATACCCCGATGGGACGGCTGGGCACTCCGGAAGATCTGGACGGAACGCTTTTATGGCTGTTGAATTCCAAGGCGTCCGGATTCGTCACAGGGGTTGTGGTTCCCATCGACGGGGGGTTCGCCGCTTACAGCGGAGTCTAA
- a CDS encoding bifunctional 4-hydroxy-2-oxoglutarate aldolase/2-dehydro-3-deoxy-phosphogluconate aldolase translates to MNLLEEVRRFRIVVALRGIPAEQMAAAAAALFDGGIRMLEVTFRQSSETAEEDAVRGIRSIRAAMGNKMKIGAGTVMTRSQVRAAAEAGAEYILAPNVDPEVLSECGKLGLPAVPGAFTPSEIAAAWKAGAALVKLFPCGVLGTEYVRAVTSPLDHIPLLGMGGINENNLTRFLSLPHMECVGIGSAIVKPLLIQERKYQELTALAKRYTSQLVPDEAGGEI, encoded by the coding sequence ATGAATCTATTGGAAGAAGTCCGCCGTTTCCGAATCGTGGTGGCTCTGCGCGGGATTCCGGCAGAACAGATGGCCGCGGCCGCCGCGGCACTGTTCGACGGAGGGATCCGGATGCTGGAGGTCACATTCCGGCAGAGCTCCGAAACGGCGGAAGAAGACGCCGTGCGCGGAATCCGGAGCATCCGCGCGGCGATGGGAAACAAAATGAAAATCGGTGCCGGGACCGTGATGACGCGTTCGCAGGTACGGGCCGCCGCGGAAGCCGGCGCGGAATACATTCTCGCGCCGAACGTGGATCCGGAGGTGCTTTCGGAATGCGGGAAGCTCGGCCTGCCCGCCGTCCCCGGCGCGTTCACTCCCAGCGAGATCGCCGCGGCCTGGAAAGCCGGCGCCGCGCTGGTCAAACTGTTCCCCTGCGGCGTTTTGGGCACGGAATACGTCAGGGCAGTCACTTCGCCGTTAGACCATATCCCGCTTCTGGGGATGGGCGGAATCAACGAAAACAATTTGACCCGATTTCTCAGTCTTCCCCACATGGAATGTGTGGGGATCGGTTCCGCCATCGTAAAGCCTCTGCTCATTCAGGAAAGAAAATATCAGGAGCTGACTGCCCTGGCAAAGCGATATACCTCGCAGCTGGTTCCGGATGAAGCGGGCGGGGAAATATGA